The following coding sequences lie in one Candidatus Cloacimonadota bacterium genomic window:
- a CDS encoding transposase, with protein sequence MTGRGSTNWSTKLRSKRTSVAGRDTYSAEVMFRIMLVQAWNKLSDYQMEEQLVYNTMFLWFCHLSMENPVPEISDEDSWTRTAEIELGYTYSLLSLVPPDRSIKRQFIFSSEWCNL encoded by the coding sequence TTGACTGGAAGAGGATCAACAAACTGGTCAACAAAGTTGAGATCAAAAAGGACTTCTGTAGCCGGTAGGGACACATATTCGGCAGAAGTGATGTTTAGGATCATGTTAGTTCAGGCTTGGAACAAGTTATCTGATTACCAGATGGAAGAGCAGCTTGTCTATAATACGATGTTCCTGTGGTTTTGTCATTTGAGTATGGAGAACCCGGTTCCCGAGATATCTGACGAAGACTCTTGGACTCGGACAGCAGAGATTGAACTCGGTTATACATATTCACTCCTTTCACTTGTACCTCCTGATCGTTCCATCAAGAGGCAGTTTATTTTTTCCTCAGAGTGGTGCAATCTATAG